CGGAATTGGCTGATCAAAAGCCAGGCAACTTATCGGGTGGTCAACAGCAACGGGTTGCGATTGCCAGAGCGTTAGTTCAAGAACCCAAAATTTTATTAATGGATGAGCCTTTAAGTAACCTTGATGCAAGATTACGCTTGAAAATTCGAGAAGAGATTCGCGCTCTAGTTAAATCAGTGGGAATTACAACATTGTTTGTTACTCACGATCAAGAAGAAGCGTTATCAATTGGTGATAAAATCATTTTATTTAATGACGGCATTATCCAACAAGATGATTTAGGCCAAAACTTTTACTTGGAGCCAAATAATTACTTCGTAGCTAACTTTGTTGGCAATCCGGTGATTGATAACTTTAAAGTAACTAAAACTGAAAATGAATTAAAAGCTAACGACTTTACTATTCAATTAGCTGATTTAAAACAAGCACGATTTAAACGGGAACTACCTGATGGGGAATACACCTTATCGGTTCGACCAGAAAATGTTGTTCTTGCACCAGATGGTTTCTTGCATGCAACAGTTGATGATATAGAACTAATTGGACGCGAACGAGTATTGAAATTTACTTATGACAACGTTCAAGCACGGTCATTGATTGACTTGGAAGTACCGATCAAGCATGGTGATCAGGTTAATCTCACGATGAAATTGGACCGGGTATTTCTATTTACACCTGATGGAGAGCGGGTTTACTAATGAAAACTAATCAGAAAAAAGCGTGGCTTTTTTTAGCGCCAACAATCATTTTTGTCACTTTATTTAGTATTTATCCTATCCTGCGGGCTTTTGGCATGAGTTTTCAAAGCGGGTCACTCATTGATTTGACTTGGACGGGATTTAACAACTATAAGTATATTTTTAATGATCCAGAATTCTGGTTGGCAATTAAGAATACTTTGTTATATGCAATAATTTCCGTTCCGGTGGGGTTAGCAATTTCGATTATGCTTGCCTGGATTATTTTTGACAAAGTTAAGCATAAGTCGTTGTTTGAAACAACCTTCTTTATGCCATATGTTACTTCAACTATCGCGATTGGGATTGTCTTCCGTTACATTTTTAACGGTGATTATGGCATGTTGAATTTCTTATTAAGAAGTCTCCATTTGCCAGCACCTGATTGGATTGATGACCCGGCAATGTCACTGACCACGATTATCATTTTTGGTATCTGGTCATCGCTGGCTTTCAATATTGTAATCTTGATGGGTGCACTTAGAAATATTGACCCTAATTTTTATACGATTGCAGATATGTATGGGGCTAGTGGTAAGGATAAGTTCTGGAAGATTACAATGCCGGAATTAGTGCCAACGATTGCCTTTTTACTAACGATGAATATTATTGGGGCATTTAAAATCTACACGTCAGTGTATGCGCTGTTTAACGGGCAAGCTGGAGTCGGTAATTCCGGTACGACGGCAGTCTTTTATATTTACAATAAGTTCCAAACCGTTGGTACTCCAGGAGTGGCCATGGCCGCAACAGTGATCTTATTCCTGATTATTTTATTTGCTACTTTCTTGCAACGCAAAATGATGAAGAAGATAGGAGAAAATTAAATGAAACGAATTCGCTTAGGAGTCATATTCAGTTACATTATTTTGTTCATCTTTGCCTTCATTACGGTTTTTCCATTTATCTACATGATTTTGGGCGGACTAATGAATTTTCAGGAAACAACCTCAATTCCGCCAACGCTCATTCCGCATCATTTCGAATGGGGTAACTATGCGAAAGTCTTCGCTCGGGCGCCATTTGCCAGATACTTTTTCAATACGGTCTTAACCGCCTCAATTACTACGCTGGTCAGCTTATTTAATTCGCTGCTTGGAGCGTTTGCGATGGTTAACTTACGCTTTAAGGGTAAGGGCGTTGTTCAGATGGTAATGCTCTCCTTATTGATGGTTCCCGGTGAAGCAATTATCTTTACCAATTACAATACGATTGCACATATGGGTCTACTTAATACCTATATTGGTCTGGTTTTACCATTCTTAACGTCCATCTTTTATATGTATTATTTACAAAGCTACTTTGGTTCCATTTCGGAAACAATTTATAAAGCTGCCATGATTGATGGTGCAAGTGATTGGGACTACATTTGGAAAATTTTGGTGCCAATGTCTAAAAGTGGTCTTTTCACTGTAGGACTTTTGAGCTTTATCTCAGGCTGGAATTCCTTCTTGTGGCCACTACTTGTGACTAACGAAGATACAATGCGCCTTCTTAACAATGGTCTTTCAGCTTTTGCCTCTGATGCTGGTAGTGAAACCCAATTGCAATTAGCAGCGGCAACTTTAACGGTTGTTCCAATCCTAATTTTGTACTTTATCTTTAGAAAGCAAATTATTAAGGGGGTAGTTCGTAATGACCTCAAAGGCTAAGACCACAATTACCTTTTATAACGGTCTGACAACAATTGGCGGACCAATGATTGAAGTGGCTTACCGCCGCTCCCATGTGTTGTTTGACCTCGGCGAAGTCTATCGTC
This genomic window from Lactobacillus panisapium contains:
- a CDS encoding carbohydrate ABC transporter permease, whose product is MKTNQKKAWLFLAPTIIFVTLFSIYPILRAFGMSFQSGSLIDLTWTGFNNYKYIFNDPEFWLAIKNTLLYAIISVPVGLAISIMLAWIIFDKVKHKSLFETTFFMPYVTSTIAIGIVFRYIFNGDYGMLNFLLRSLHLPAPDWIDDPAMSLTTIIIFGIWSSLAFNIVILMGALRNIDPNFYTIADMYGASGKDKFWKITMPELVPTIAFLLTMNIIGAFKIYTSVYALFNGQAGVGNSGTTAVFYIYNKFQTVGTPGVAMAATVILFLIILFATFLQRKMMKKIGEN
- a CDS encoding carbohydrate ABC transporter permease, encoding MKRIRLGVIFSYIILFIFAFITVFPFIYMILGGLMNFQETTSIPPTLIPHHFEWGNYAKVFARAPFARYFFNTVLTASITTLVSLFNSLLGAFAMVNLRFKGKGVVQMVMLSLLMVPGEAIIFTNYNTIAHMGLLNTYIGLVLPFLTSIFYMYYLQSYFGSISETIYKAAMIDGASDWDYIWKILVPMSKSGLFTVGLLSFISGWNSFLWPLLVTNEDTMRLLNNGLSAFASDAGSETQLQLAAATLTVVPILILYFIFRKQIIKGVVRNDLKG
- a CDS encoding ABC transporter ATP-binding protein, with protein sequence MDNNKFVEVKNLRKVYDNGHEAIKNVSFSVKKGDLVCLLGPSGCGKTTILNMLAGLLNPTSGEILFDGKSVVNVEPKDRHIGYVFQNYALYPHMTVLQNVMFPLIVGKNKKSKAEAEKVAQKYMELTQITELADQKPGNLSGGQQQRVAIARALVQEPKILLMDEPLSNLDARLRLKIREEIRALVKSVGITTLFVTHDQEEALSIGDKIILFNDGIIQQDDLGQNFYLEPNNYFVANFVGNPVIDNFKVTKTENELKANDFTIQLADLKQARFKRELPDGEYTLSVRPENVVLAPDGFLHATVDDIELIGRERVLKFTYDNVQARSLIDLEVPIKHGDQVNLTMKLDRVFLFTPDGERVY